The DNA region AGGCCTTTCATTTGGGAGTGAAACAAATTCGCAGGGTTATTTCTTTTCGCCTTTCTCGAATATTTTCCTgaagtttattttatattgAAACTTGCTCGTTAAGCGGTAATTTTCCCTGCAAAGTCAGTTCTGGGGGGCAACCCACTCATACACTGGGTTGTGGCCCTTCGACCGAGTTGATTTTTCACAATTTCCGGTCAAGCGAAAGCTGCCCGGCACCAAATGGCGGAAACGTAATTTGGCTCTTGGCCATTATTTTCGGCTCTGACCGCAAAGCCAAAGCGAACTCATCGTCCTTCGTACGGCGGACTCCATGGAGTCCATCGCCTCATCATAATCGAAGCCACGAAATTGAAGGACTGCGGCACAATGCGGTTTCCGCTGCCAGCTGATTGGCTTCCGTTTCCGCTAATTTTCGGAAAAGTTGGCTTCTGCTTTTCCCCATGTGCCTTTGTCTCTGGCCCAGTTGTTATAGTTTCTGGCCAAAGAGGCATTTAAGGATCCCCGAAACAGTTGATTAGGTTCAAAGCTCATTTCGTTGTTACAGTTGAGGGGGATTTTTAGGTGGATAGGCATATATGCTCATATATGAGCATTCGAATTGTGCTCTCTGCCAGTTGGAAATGAAGTCGCCAGCGAAATTACTAGAGGTTTGAAATTACCCCTAAAAGTATTCAGTAAATAAAGAACAACCGTCTTTCTGAATGGGTTTgttgttgcctacttttagacacctacaATGACATTTAAAAGTGATTTTAAAACCCTAAAGCCGAATATCTGTCATTAAACATTTGTATTTCATTTAAAGGATATAAAGGCTTacgaatattattttcccaatcAAGATGGCCAAAAAGGATTATGCATATATCAGCTTAAATGTGATTTTTGCATTGAAATCAGCGACTGCAGATCCTAAGAGAAAATCCTGCTGCAAGTAAAGCAATTCCAAATCCTTTCCGCTCCATCTTCATATCTCTCGTTGGATTCTTTTATTGCCCTGCACATTCGCTGTGTCTAAGCACATCAAATATGTATTCGGAATGGAAATTTAAAACCATATTACTGGCAGAGTGGAGAGCGaggatatataaatattttatggcGAAAATATTGCAGCTCGGATAGGGACAATGTATGCACAACTGACCCGAGTCCTCGAGTCCTCTCGTCCTGGCAAGGACACACAACTCGACTCGGACTCGGACTCGGACTAAAATCTAAACGCCTTTCGCTGCTCCTCGTCCTTTATCCcatcccttttttttttaaattgtgtaACAAATTGTTCCCCGGGGACGAATTTGGATTAAGTAAAAAAAGGGTTTATTTACGATGCCATACATAACGGCCATCCGACTGCCTTGGCCCTTTTTTTATTACGTGCCCAATACTCAATTTGGCCATATTTAAATTCATCGTCTATTCCAGCCAGCCGGCGGCCATTTCGCATGCACAGGAAGAAGGCAGCTGCGATGGCAAGTTCCCAGGAGTAGTCGGCAGATCTATTGAGTGGTTATTTGAATTGAACTTTGAGGTTGAATTCGCTtcatttttatgttatttattatGCCCAAAGTTTGCCCCAAGGCACACACATACGAGCTGAGTGTTGAAGTAAAATGAAATacaacccaaaaaaaattaaaataaaaaccctCGAAATGCTTAGGCCAATGTGGGCCGGGTTGTAAATTTTCAGCCATAGGTGGGTAAAACTTGTTTACACAATTTTCTGCCGCTGTCTCTGTTTTTCTTGTCCACCAGGCGCCGCTGGGTCGAAAAATGGAGAAATGGAGGGAGATGAGCAGAAATTTGCAAACAATTTAGTTGCGACGCGACCAGCTGGCATCTTGATAATATTTCGATTTATGCCCCCAAATCCTGTTTACTCCATCGAGATGGTTGAGAAACAGAGGCATGGGCAGAGGGGGATTTTTTCAAGCTGCAAACAAAAGTCGTAGCTCTATTTCAAAAGTCATCAATCATgggcttaaaaaataaaacagactttccatttttattaattttcttgacacactttaaatatttatataattgatgttttaaaaaatattatattgacTTTTATAGTTactaaattaattaaattaatgacttaatgaaaaaataatactaaaataaGATCCAGTGTCTGAAATGAACTTATCAAGGtgtttaaaagtatgcaatgaaataaaaacgaagGCTTTTAAAGTAGTTTCTTCAAAATTTCGGATGAAAAATATATTGCTGCATACTGCATTTTCAAAAGTGATTTTAAATCTTGTAACTTCTGTGTCATCTAGACTTTAGCTCCCTGAAATCTTTTTATTGAGAGATACATAGAGTCATCCTTGAGGACTATGTTATGCACTAATTTAgattttcttttcttctggGTGGaacaaaaattcttttttttcctTGTCTCCGCACTGAAAACTTTACGGTTGAACTTTTTTGCGGTGGTCCACCCACCGCCCCCAAAACCAAACCCCAGGCCTGTCACACACGGTAAACTTCAAACTGTAACGAGACGGAACTGATGTCACCTGAGCTGGATGCCAAGGCTTTTGCGCTCAATTTGACAGACAGCAGTGggtttgggattgggattgggttTCGGGTGTGGatttgggtttgggtttggtGGCCGGGCTGCGGATGAGCTCGTTACCAAGTTCGAAGCCCAGACATCTGTCCAGGTTGTCCTGGTTGTCCTGGCAGTCCTGATTGTCCTGCCAGACCGGAAACGTTGACAGCCAAACGAATTTGATGGATACGAATGCAATCCACTAACCTACTTGTCCTCCATTGCAATCAGATACAGTTGAGATGTTGTTTTCGTTATTGAGCCGTAAACATAGTACTATTTTATATCGGTAAGCTTGATGAAGAAGTTTTTACAATGCTTtcgaaaagcaaaaaaaaaaggtgtaTAATTTATTTGGAATCTCAACGTAAACAATCTTCGGggaagaactgaaaaaaatataatccgAGCTTTAGCGATAGGAAAGCCCCAGTGTTTCTTTGTTTGCCGCTTTGTATAAAAGCATCTTAGCTCAGTTGTTGCCGATCGATTGCTCTGTAAAGTAGTCATGCAGCTCTCaagtttatttataattttaatcatTAATACATTAGCCTGTATAAATGCTGAAAAAGTGTGTGAAATATCAACGATTTGCGGCAACGCAGCGTCCATTCGATCACAAATGATTGCAGTGCGGTTAGTCTATTTCATTAACAAATAAACtgcttattaaataaataatataatataattttagaGTCGAGCAAGAGCGACAAGGGGAGTTACTAGAAGGCTTAACTGAGAAAGTCGACAGCTGTGTGTCCAAAATTGGAGTGGAAACAAATTTGTACGGAAAAAGTTGCGCCGAACCCTCGGTGCTCACCCAGCACAGTGAAATAAATGTGATCGTGGTGCCCGAGTACAGTAAACACCCATTTGTAGTGGCCTGCGATCAGCTAAGTCAAGGTGGTGGTGTGACCATTTTCCTACGTCGCACAGACGGCAGTGAGGAGTTCTTCCGAGATTGGAACGACTATAAAAACGGTTTCGGGAAGCTAGAAAATGAATTCTTCTTGGGCCTTGATAAGCTGCACGCCGTAACTTCATCGCAGACCCAAGAACTCTTGGTGCTACTCGAAGACAATGAGGGAGAACGGCGATATCAGATGTACGATAACTTCAAAATCGGTTCAGAGCAGCACGGCTTTAATCTGGAATCATTGGGCAATACTTCGGGAAATGCCGGCGATGCTTTGGCCACCCATTTGGGCCAGAAGTTTACCACCAAAGATCGCGACAATGACAAACATGCCACAGCCAATTGTGCCACAACTTACAGCAGTGCTTGGTGGTACACCGCCTGTCATCAcaggtaaatatttattgttaatatttgtaaaataCTAAACCTATTGTTTAATATGCTTTTACTATTCTTAGCAATTTGGCTGGCAAATATGGCGATAACACCCATGGAAAGGGCATCAACTGGTATCAGTGGAAGGGGCATACCTATTCGTTAAAACGTGCGCAAATGATGATAAGGCCGAAGAGGCAGTGCAATTAAAATAAGTTAGGAAATATATATAgggtggcaattttttttgaaaCACCGAAATgtctaataaaaaatgtttgattaACTTATACTGATACTGATTTATTTCTGTATAGACTGATAACCTgaatattataaaacaaatttctTGTTAGCTTTATCAAAGTAATTAGACTCAATGCCCCATAAATAACATTATCAAGACttaaacatttatttcaatGCAAGGCAGATGAATGAAACCAagataagaaaatatattctatattatttttgctaaGAATATGTATACTCGATTTACCTATAAACACGTGCTCGCTTTGAATGCAATGTTTACAATAAACctttgaaaattaatttttttgatattgTTGCaggtcaaattttaaaatcttcttcaaaatatatatctgttttatttttataaaaagtcATGAGGACATACTCCTTTttatataaacttttttttaagctaTGGATCTGAGCTTTTCGGAATTTCTTTCTCGCTTTCATAGTATTCTTATCCTATAGATTACCCCATTTTTCATTCATTCAAAATCTAGGGGCTGTCCGCGGGGGTTGATGATTAAGTAATTAGCGAAACGCAGGCAAACGAGGCCAATTAGCTGAAGAACGGAAATTAAGCACACATCACATTAGCCAGCGATGCGATCAAGAGTTGTTCGAGGGCTCGAAGGGCTCGAAACGCTCGAAACGTTGGCTGCATTTCTTTTGCCGCTTTTTGTGTGGCAATTAGCACGCCCCGCCGCACTCGCCATCGCATCTGGGGACCTTGGCAGCCGCATTTTCCCGCCGGAGCGGAGGCGAATGGAAAATCCGGACCCCGGCAAGGAGCTGCATAAAGCGCACATTGAAAATTAATTGCGCCCAGCCCAGTGTGTGTATATCCGTGTGGCAGGTACATATCCTACGTGCGTGAGCTGCAAACCGCACGTTCTAGAGGATGGGGATGGAGGGCCCAGGACCAAGAGCAGGGGCAGGGGCAGAACCCCACTGCGGTGGCCGCGTGGTTCGCCttttatgaaaaattaatttgCCCTTTGTACCGCAATAATATTCCCCTTGATCCCGGCAAATACCCCTCCACTGTGCTGGCAACCGGAGCGTATGATTAATTTTTTGTCCTGCTCTGAACGTGAAAGTGGTGCCTCCAAGATTTTTCGGTCTTTGCCGCGCTTAAGTGGTCCATACTCACATGCCAATTAAACTTGCTCGATTTTTgagaaaattattatttatatcacaTTTATTCGTATATTCTGATGAATGTAAATCGTTTTATAGCCAAAACATTCTCAACATTtgcctttatttattttattttcatggAATAAATTGATATtctaaattcaaaatttgatTAAAGTTAAAACAtacgatttttaaaaatattatattattatagtaaaaaacaaggaagaacgctatagtcgagtacctcgactaatagatacccgttactcagctaaagggaccaaagggaaatggagatatgcaagcagcaaagcgagattaaaaagcgccacctatcggcggtag from Drosophila subpulchrella strain 33 F10 #4 breed RU33 chromosome 2L, RU_Dsub_v1.1 Primary Assembly, whole genome shotgun sequence includes:
- the LOC119546867 gene encoding ryncolin-2-like yields the protein MQLSSLFIILIINTLACINAEKVCEISTICGNAASIRSQMIAVRVEQERQGELLEGLTEKVDSCVSKIGVETNLYGKSCAEPSVLTQHSEINVIVVPEYSKHPFVVACDQLSQGGGVTIFLRRTDGSEEFFRDWNDYKNGFGKLENEFFLGLDKLHAVTSSQTQELLVLLEDNEGERRYQMYDNFKIGSEQHGFNLESLGNTSGNAGDALATHLGQKFTTKDRDNDKHATANCATTYSSAWWYTACHHSNLAGKYGDNTHGKGINWYQWKGHTYSLKRAQMMIRPKRQCN